One region of Tistrella mobilis genomic DNA includes:
- the fes gene encoding enterochelin esterase: MSRPMIRRALTLMLPLLVLLATPAADAAGMRETGARETGGTLATGGTALVHLGAAPGDYLRGRLTVESGRFDLDLVDGAGVPLRHLGSSIPTAGSFHHVVGAADERLRLRAVEAGRWRIDLDPPIPAALQRAPEPELPSPTIAALARDLARGGDTAGFWAEMARRGTPLVEPADRPDRRIVTFLARGARRNVRLFGGPGTGHDELERLGLSDVWYRSYLLPSETRLAYQLAPDVPEFDGTARERRVAVLATAAADPLNRHPWPADAPDIWARESLLVLDDAPAQPWADADASVPHGRLDRLRLASRRLGNTRDITLYRPAGFDPARADTVLLILFDGREYQRKVPVPRILDAMIAAGVIPPVVAVLVDSLDQDTRGRELPGNPDFADMLAEELLPMLRSTAGFTPHPARTVLSGSSFGGLAAMTAALRHPEAFGNVLAMSGSFWWSPPGTPETGREWVAGRVAAATMPPPLRVFLAAGIYETSGDGVTASILDTNRHLRDVLMAKGVWVRHREYATGHDYVAWQGVLSDGLVALFGRDQP, translated from the coding sequence GTGAGCCGGCCGATGATCCGTCGGGCACTCACCCTCATGCTTCCCCTTCTGGTTCTGCTCGCCACCCCGGCCGCCGATGCGGCCGGGATGCGCGAGACCGGGGCGCGCGAGACCGGCGGCACGCTCGCCACCGGCGGGACCGCGCTGGTCCACCTCGGGGCGGCGCCGGGCGATTATCTCCGCGGTCGTCTGACCGTCGAAAGCGGCCGCTTCGATCTCGATCTGGTCGATGGCGCGGGCGTCCCCCTCCGCCATCTCGGCAGCAGCATCCCGACCGCCGGCAGCTTCCACCATGTCGTGGGGGCTGCGGATGAACGGCTGCGGCTCCGTGCGGTCGAGGCCGGACGCTGGCGGATCGACCTGGACCCGCCGATCCCGGCCGCCCTGCAACGGGCGCCCGAACCGGAACTGCCGAGCCCGACCATTGCAGCCCTTGCCCGCGATCTCGCCCGCGGCGGCGATACCGCCGGCTTCTGGGCCGAAATGGCCCGGCGCGGCACGCCGCTGGTCGAGCCCGCCGACCGCCCCGACCGGCGGATCGTGACCTTCCTCGCCCGCGGTGCCCGCCGCAATGTCCGCCTGTTCGGCGGCCCCGGCACCGGTCATGACGAGCTGGAGCGTCTGGGTCTCTCCGATGTCTGGTACCGAAGCTATCTCCTGCCCTCGGAGACGCGGCTCGCCTATCAGCTGGCGCCGGATGTGCCCGAATTCGACGGCACGGCGCGCGAACGCCGGGTGGCGGTGCTGGCGACGGCGGCGGCCGATCCGCTCAACCGCCATCCCTGGCCGGCGGATGCCCCCGATATCTGGGCGCGCGAGTCCCTGCTGGTGCTGGATGATGCGCCGGCCCAGCCCTGGGCCGATGCCGACGCCTCCGTGCCGCATGGCCGGCTGGATCGCCTGCGGCTGGCCAGCCGCAGGCTCGGCAATACCCGCGACATCACCCTCTACCGTCCGGCCGGGTTTGATCCGGCGCGGGCCGATACCGTGCTGCTGATCCTGTTCGACGGCCGCGAGTATCAGCGGAAGGTGCCGGTGCCGCGGATCCTGGATGCGATGATCGCCGCCGGGGTGATCCCGCCGGTGGTGGCGGTGCTGGTCGACAGCCTGGACCAGGACACCCGCGGCCGCGAACTGCCGGGCAATCCGGATTTCGCCGACATGCTCGCCGAAGAGCTGTTGCCCATGCTGCGCAGCACGGCCGGTTTCACCCCCCACCCGGCCCGCACCGTACTCTCGGGATCGAGCTTCGGAGGCCTGGCCGCGATGACCGCGGCACTCCGCCATCCGGAGGCGTTCGGCAATGTGCTGGCCATGTCCGGCTCGTTCTGGTGGAGCCCTCCCGGCACGCCCGAGACCGGGCGGGAATGGGTGGCCGGGCGGGTTGCGGCGGCGACCATGCCGCCGCCGCTCCGCGTCTTTCTTGCCGCCGGGATCTACGAGACCTCCGGCGACGGGGTGACGGCCTCGATCCTCGACACCAACCGCCATCTGCGCGATGTGCTGATGGCGAAGGGCGTCTGGGTGCGCCATCGCGAATACGCCACCGGCCATGACTACGTCGCCTGGCAGGGGGTGCTTTCCGACGGGCTGGTGGCGCTGTTCGGGCGCGACCAGCCCTGA
- the dctP gene encoding TRAP transporter substrate-binding protein DctP encodes MPSIAISGIARVAGLAAGLTLAAGTALAADATMRMTTTWTSGINLMEGDKKFVEIANAITGDALKIEFFEGGTLVPPTQVFDAVQSNTVQASADWPGYWAGKNSAFGLLGSYPMLFTAADYILWTKQWGGFEAFQEAYGQFGMVYLPYAVVSMESGLRGRNPIPTLADMDGKRIRMSGRAQGEILKRLGAAQTQIAGGEVYQALERGVVDAAEFSGPGVDWGMGLQEVSKYWMTPGWHQPGSMSGVMINKKFWDELPEEVQTRLKIAADATLSWSIAYYEHDAVEAVRRFKEAGTEVVQLPAEDVAKLQEISNQALVDEACANPLFAKIAASQVEYMADYAEWRGMAGDFAMGRNLSKLPDVAKLKSCAG; translated from the coding sequence ATGCCCAGTATCGCCATATCCGGGATCGCCAGGGTCGCCGGTCTCGCGGCCGGCCTGACGCTCGCAGCCGGTACGGCCCTTGCGGCCGATGCCACCATGCGCATGACCACCACCTGGACCAGCGGCATCAACCTGATGGAGGGCGACAAGAAATTCGTCGAGATCGCCAATGCGATCACCGGTGATGCGCTCAAGATCGAGTTCTTCGAGGGCGGCACGCTGGTGCCGCCGACCCAGGTCTTCGATGCGGTGCAGAGCAACACCGTCCAGGCCTCGGCCGACTGGCCGGGCTATTGGGCGGGCAAGAATTCGGCCTTCGGCCTGCTCGGCAGCTATCCCATGCTGTTCACCGCCGCCGATTACATCCTCTGGACCAAGCAGTGGGGCGGGTTCGAGGCCTTCCAGGAGGCCTATGGCCAGTTCGGCATGGTCTATCTGCCCTATGCCGTGGTCTCGATGGAATCGGGGCTGCGCGGCCGCAATCCGATCCCGACGCTCGCCGATATGGACGGCAAGCGCATCCGCATGTCCGGCCGCGCCCAGGGCGAGATCCTGAAGCGGCTGGGCGCCGCCCAGACCCAGATCGCCGGCGGCGAGGTCTATCAGGCGCTGGAGCGCGGCGTGGTGGATGCCGCCGAATTCTCCGGCCCCGGCGTCGACTGGGGCATGGGGCTGCAGGAGGTCTCCAAATACTGGATGACCCCGGGCTGGCACCAGCCGGGCTCGATGAGCGGGGTGATGATCAACAAGAAATTCTGGGACGAACTGCCCGAAGAGGTGCAGACCAGGCTGAAGATCGCCGCCGATGCCACGCTCTCGTGGTCGATCGCCTATTACGAGCATGATGCGGTCGAGGCGGTGCGCAGGTTCAAGGAGGCCGGCACCGAAGTCGTTCAGCTGCCGGCCGAGGACGTGGCGAAGCTGCAGGAGATTTCCAACCAGGCCCTGGTCGACGAGGCCTGCGCCAACCCGCTCTTTGCGAAGATCGCCGCCTCTCAGGTCGAATACATGGCAGACTATGCCGAATGGCGCGGCATGGCCGGGGATTTCGCCATGGGGCGCAATCTCTCCAAACTGCCCGATGTCGCGAAGCTGAAATCCTGCGCCGGCTGA
- a CDS encoding helix-turn-helix domain-containing protein translates to MQETVPALGIPNDLFVGTMTGLATCTPDEELHQVWPKFMVIVLLQGAQHFVMDGEHFRLDAGDADISVPQLFMLNVARPCLVRFVNDSDVAMRKVMVSAPLPWVQDLMRSCPEDGMPALRRFFAGHLNRFSFEPGRALIQLAERILEPPAAMQGELRTLYRKSNALQLMCEACLHMLDTTDTEAPKPVEMNRRQIARIHDHILENLARPLTVEGIAREMGLSTSSIQRHFKEHLGMTVYEFIRLKRLEAARAALERDGVPIAQAAWIAGYTSPTSFTAAFKKTYGLPPKHHRA, encoded by the coding sequence ATGCAGGAAACCGTGCCCGCCCTGGGCATTCCCAACGATCTGTTCGTCGGCACGATGACCGGCCTTGCGACCTGCACGCCCGACGAGGAGCTGCATCAGGTCTGGCCGAAATTCATGGTGATCGTGCTGTTGCAGGGCGCGCAGCATTTCGTGATGGACGGCGAGCATTTCCGCCTGGATGCCGGCGATGCCGACATCTCGGTGCCGCAGCTCTTCATGCTCAACGTCGCCCGGCCCTGCCTGGTCCGCTTCGTGAACGACAGCGATGTGGCGATGCGCAAGGTGATGGTCTCAGCACCCCTGCCCTGGGTGCAGGATCTGATGCGCAGCTGCCCCGAAGACGGCATGCCGGCGCTGCGCCGCTTTTTCGCCGGCCATCTGAACCGGTTCAGCTTCGAACCCGGCCGGGCGCTGATCCAGTTGGCGGAGCGTATCCTGGAGCCGCCGGCGGCGATGCAGGGCGAATTGCGCACGCTCTATCGCAAGTCGAACGCGCTCCAGCTGATGTGCGAAGCCTGCCTGCACATGCTGGACACGACCGACACGGAAGCGCCGAAGCCGGTGGAAATGAACCGCCGCCAGATCGCCCGCATCCACGACCATATTCTTGAGAATCTGGCCCGGCCGCTGACCGTCGAGGGGATCGCCCGCGAAATGGGCCTCAGCACCTCGTCGATCCAGCGCCATTTCAAGGAACATCTGGGGATGACGGTCTATGAATTCATCCGCCTGAAACGGCTGGAAGCCGCCCGGGCCGCGCTTGAACGCGACGGCGTGCCGATCGCCCAGGCGGCCTGGATTGCCGGCTATACCAGCCCGACCAGCTTCACCGCCGCGTTCAAGAAGACCTACGGCCTGCCGCCGAAACATCATCGGGCATGA
- a CDS encoding TRAP transporter large permease subunit, with protein sequence MHLSPELFTLLMFAGLLVGLLLGHPLAFVLGGLSVIFAMLGPGIPAFGIVINRVWGLADNYVMVAIPIFVFMARLLSDSGITDRLFHTLRLLFGPVPGGLNFAVIIISVLLAATTGMVGASLAVMGVLALPAMIAYGYRKETSTGAIAAGGSLGILIPPSIMLVVMGGYAQLSVGKLFAAALVPGLLLAVCYALYTGILCWMKPQYGPPVTAEERAQTSTGALLLMLLKEVAPTLALILGVLGSIFTGIATVTEAASIGAAIAFLIILAYRRFSWAMLRTAVIETGITTAMVMFVAIGATAFTGIFVAGGGMGVVQSFFTGLEIGRWGTFALLMFAVFVAGMFLDWLGVIMICFPIFLPIAAALGFDKLWFVMMIAVCLQTSFLTPPVGYALFYLKGVAPKGVTTMHIYRGVVPFVLIILGVIGLCALFPGIVTWLPSRVG encoded by the coding sequence ATGCATCTCTCCCCCGAACTCTTCACCCTTCTGATGTTTGCAGGGCTTCTGGTCGGGCTGCTGCTGGGCCATCCGCTCGCCTTCGTGCTGGGCGGGTTGTCGGTGATTTTCGCGATGCTCGGCCCCGGCATTCCCGCCTTCGGCATCGTCATCAACCGGGTCTGGGGCCTGGCCGACAATTACGTCATGGTCGCGATCCCGATCTTCGTGTTCATGGCCCGGCTGCTCAGCGACAGCGGCATCACCGACCGGCTGTTCCACACGCTGCGCCTGCTGTTCGGCCCGGTGCCGGGCGGGCTGAATTTTGCGGTGATCATCATTTCGGTGCTGCTCGCCGCCACCACCGGCATGGTCGGCGCCTCGCTCGCCGTGATGGGTGTGCTGGCCCTGCCGGCGATGATCGCCTATGGCTATCGCAAGGAAACCAGCACCGGTGCCATCGCCGCCGGCGGCAGCCTGGGCATTCTGATCCCGCCCAGCATCATGCTGGTGGTGATGGGCGGCTATGCCCAGCTGTCGGTGGGCAAGCTGTTCGCGGCGGCACTGGTGCCGGGCCTCCTGCTCGCGGTGTGCTATGCGCTCTATACCGGCATCCTGTGCTGGATGAAGCCGCAATACGGCCCCCCGGTCACCGCCGAGGAACGCGCGCAGACGTCTACCGGCGCCCTGCTGCTGATGCTGCTGAAAGAGGTGGCCCCCACCCTCGCGCTGATCCTGGGGGTGCTGGGCTCCATCTTCACCGGCATCGCGACCGTCACCGAGGCGGCCTCGATCGGTGCCGCCATCGCCTTCCTGATCATCCTGGCCTATCGCCGCTTCTCGTGGGCGATGCTGCGCACGGCGGTGATCGAGACCGGCATCACCACCGCCATGGTCATGTTCGTGGCGATCGGCGCCACTGCCTTCACCGGCATCTTCGTGGCCGGCGGTGGCATGGGGGTGGTGCAGTCCTTCTTCACCGGGCTGGAGATCGGCCGCTGGGGCACCTTCGCCCTGCTGATGTTCGCGGTGTTCGTCGCCGGCATGTTCCTCGACTGGCTCGGCGTGATCATGATCTGCTTCCCGATCTTCCTGCCGATCGCCGCCGCCCTCGGTTTCGACAAGCTGTGGTTCGTGATGATGATCGCGGTCTGCCTTCAGACCTCGTTCCTCACGCCGCCGGTCGGCTATGCCCTGTTCTATCTGAAGGGCGTCGCGCCCAAGGGCGTGACCACCATGCACATCTATCGCGGCGTCGTGCCCTTCGTGCTCATCATCCTGGGCGTGATCGGGCTGTGCGCGCTGTTCCCCGGCATCGTCACCTGGCTGCCCTCTCGCGTGGGCTGA
- a CDS encoding class I adenylate-forming enzyme family protein, protein MTTDTPSSPVLPEVTAAGGLTIDLLFARQARATPQAPALADAGGAVAFSYGELFARVSRLAFWLTGPAGLKPGDRFAVLAENRTEYVELLLAAAMSGTILAAINWRLAPPEVAHCLRLVEPGLIVASPRHTGLLDAAGVDDLPQLRFGPEFEAIATTGPVPDLPAVTGPESGLVILYTSGTTGLPKGALISHRAEIARAQVMAIDHAIPPGRGFVAWAPLFHMVSADQVLGTLIRGGKVTVVDGYDPEAIIRVVAREKIGWLVLMPGMIEDFLRHLAAAGPIAPDVMVMGCMADLVPLAQIQAVTQALNAPYLNSFGSTETGAAPASAAVIGVGEWPAGLSKRQSAGCAVRLVDWNDAEVPDGTPGEATIRSPSLFSGYWNNPDATAEDFRGGWFHMGDMFVRNPDGSLDFVDRRKYLIKSGGENVYPAEIERLILAGSDIREAVVVRAPDARWGEVPVAVVAAAPHVTREDVLGRLHGRLARYKLPKAVVFLDYDDFPRSTTGKIKRHDVEALLNSRGQLKGDPAP, encoded by the coding sequence ATGACCACCGACACGCCGTCCTCTCCCGTCCTGCCGGAGGTGACCGCCGCGGGCGGCCTCACCATCGACCTGCTGTTCGCGCGCCAGGCCCGCGCCACCCCCCAGGCACCGGCGCTTGCCGATGCCGGCGGGGCGGTGGCGTTCAGCTATGGCGAGCTGTTCGCCCGGGTGTCGCGCCTTGCCTTCTGGCTGACCGGTCCGGCCGGGCTGAAGCCGGGCGACCGTTTCGCGGTGCTGGCCGAAAACCGCACCGAATACGTCGAACTGCTGCTCGCAGCCGCGATGAGCGGCACGATCCTGGCCGCGATCAACTGGCGTCTGGCACCGCCCGAGGTCGCCCATTGCCTGCGGCTGGTCGAACCCGGGCTGATCGTGGCGAGCCCGCGCCATACCGGCCTGCTGGATGCCGCCGGGGTCGACGATCTGCCGCAACTGCGCTTCGGTCCGGAATTCGAGGCGATTGCCACCACCGGGCCGGTGCCGGATCTGCCCGCGGTCACCGGGCCCGAAAGCGGGCTGGTCATCCTTTATACCAGCGGCACCACCGGCCTGCCCAAGGGCGCGCTGATCAGCCATCGCGCCGAGATCGCCCGGGCGCAGGTGATGGCGATCGACCACGCCATCCCGCCCGGGCGCGGCTTCGTCGCCTGGGCGCCGCTCTTCCACATGGTCTCGGCCGATCAGGTTCTGGGCACGCTGATCCGCGGCGGCAAGGTGACGGTGGTCGACGGCTACGATCCGGAGGCGATCATCCGGGTGGTGGCGCGTGAAAAGATCGGCTGGCTGGTGCTGATGCCCGGCATGATCGAGGATTTCCTGCGCCATCTGGCGGCGGCGGGCCCGATCGCGCCCGATGTGATGGTGATGGGCTGCATGGCCGATCTGGTTCCGCTCGCCCAGATCCAGGCGGTGACCCAGGCCCTGAACGCGCCCTATCTCAACAGTTTCGGATCGACGGAAACCGGGGCCGCCCCCGCCTCGGCCGCGGTGATCGGGGTGGGGGAATGGCCCGCCGGGCTCTCCAAGCGTCAGAGCGCCGGCTGTGCCGTGCGGCTGGTCGACTGGAACGATGCCGAAGTGCCCGACGGCACGCCGGGCGAGGCGACCATCCGCTCCCCCTCGCTGTTCTCGGGCTATTGGAACAATCCCGACGCCACCGCCGAGGATTTCCGCGGCGGCTGGTTCCATATGGGCGACATGTTCGTCCGCAACCCAGACGGCAGCCTGGATTTCGTCGACCGGCGCAAATACCTGATCAAGTCGGGGGGCGAGAACGTCTATCCGGCCGAGATCGAACGGCTGATCCTGGCCGGGTCCGACATCCGCGAGGCGGTGGTGGTGCGCGCGCCCGATGCGCGCTGGGGCGAAGTGCCGGTCGCCGTGGTCGCGGCCGCCCCCCACGTGACGCGCGAAGACGTGCTCGGCCGCTTGCATGGCCGGCTCGCCCGGTACAAGCTGCCGAAAGCGGTGGTCTTCCTGGACTATGACGATTTCCCCCGGTCGACCACCGGCAAGATCAAGCGCCATGATGTCGAAGCCCTGCTCAACAGTCGCGGCCAGCTCAAAGGAGATCCCGCCCCATGA
- a CDS encoding enoyl-CoA hydratase/isomerase family protein, with product MTTASGPATDVSTNGYVGGFAEGAVLLERRGPVAWVRMNMAGKRNAMSEALVQGLARAIDAVEADPGFRVMVITGSGPAFSAGGDLALFQRLVGSGTLDTFDTYLERGRALFTRIEQFRRPVIAAVNGVTVAGGLELMLTADLVYAAESARIGDGHVKFGVMPGGGSTARLSRRLPFNVASELLLTGRLADPRELAAHGLVNAVLADDALETHVQQVAETIARHSADGIARIKALHARARDRSLDDALATEVRALLDYARGPDLLEGLTAFVEKRAPRFTQAATPGNGLMPDDVSAAGRRSS from the coding sequence ATGACCACCGCATCCGGACCCGCGACCGACGTCTCAACCAATGGTTATGTCGGCGGTTTCGCCGAAGGCGCCGTGCTGCTGGAGCGCCGCGGGCCGGTTGCCTGGGTGCGGATGAACATGGCCGGGAAGCGCAACGCCATGTCGGAAGCGCTGGTCCAGGGTCTTGCCCGTGCCATCGACGCCGTGGAGGCCGATCCGGGGTTCCGGGTGATGGTCATCACCGGCTCCGGGCCGGCCTTTTCGGCCGGTGGCGATCTGGCGTTGTTCCAGCGGCTGGTGGGCAGCGGCACGCTCGATACCTTCGACACCTATCTGGAACGCGGCCGGGCGCTGTTCACCAGGATCGAGCAGTTCCGCCGTCCGGTGATCGCAGCCGTCAACGGCGTCACCGTCGCCGGCGGGCTGGAGCTGATGCTGACCGCCGATCTGGTCTATGCGGCGGAAAGCGCGCGGATCGGCGACGGCCATGTGAAGTTCGGCGTGATGCCCGGCGGCGGCTCCACCGCCCGGCTGTCGCGGCGGCTGCCCTTCAATGTGGCGAGCGAACTGCTGCTGACCGGCCGTCTTGCCGATCCGCGCGAACTCGCCGCCCATGGCCTGGTCAACGCCGTGCTCGCCGACGATGCGCTGGAGACCCATGTCCAGCAGGTGGCCGAAACCATCGCCCGCCACAGCGCCGACGGCATCGCCCGGATCAAGGCCCTGCATGCCCGCGCCCGCGATCGCAGCCTGGACGACGCGCTGGCGACCGAGGTCCGCGCCCTGCTGGACTATGCCCGCGGCCCCGATCTGCTCGAAGGGCTGACCGCGTTCGTCGAAAAGCGGGCGCCGCGGTTTACACAGGCCGCGACGCCCGGAAACGGCCTCATGCCCGATGATGTTTCGGCGGCAGGCCGTAGGTCTTCTTGA
- a CDS encoding MBL fold metallo-hydrolase: MSKTPLAASLAFAGLLGLSILAGPAAADEALPAPYQLDIGRISVTALSDGQIPVPLADIMRGEPRPQIEAALARAGKRSPVTLAVNTYLVAMPDGRLVLIDTGTGDLLGPRLGHLAESLKAAGHTPDEIDDIVLTHIHADHSGGLTRNGKAVFPKARLHVAERDAAYWLSDEARAAAPEAARRGFDEAIAMTAPYRETGRFTTFADGADPVPGLQSILRAGHTPGHSSIVVSDQGEKLVVWGDITHGEFVQFAEPEVTIDFDVDQDAARQSRLAAMEDAAAKGYLVAGAHITFPGIGRVTPGSDGAAYGWEPVGR, from the coding sequence ATGTCGAAGACCCCCCTTGCCGCCTCCCTCGCTTTCGCCGGCCTGCTCGGCCTCTCGATCCTTGCCGGTCCGGCCGCGGCGGACGAGGCCCTGCCCGCCCCCTATCAGCTCGATATCGGCCGGATCAGTGTCACCGCCCTGTCCGATGGTCAGATCCCGGTGCCGCTGGCCGACATCATGCGCGGCGAACCCAGGCCGCAGATCGAAGCGGCGCTGGCCCGCGCCGGTAAACGGTCGCCGGTGACGCTGGCGGTGAATACCTATCTGGTCGCCATGCCCGATGGCCGGCTGGTGCTGATCGACACCGGCACTGGCGATCTGCTGGGGCCGCGCCTCGGCCATCTGGCCGAAAGCCTGAAGGCCGCCGGCCACACGCCGGACGAGATCGACGACATCGTGTTGACCCATATCCATGCCGACCATTCGGGCGGGCTGACCCGCAACGGCAAGGCGGTGTTCCCGAAGGCGCGGCTGCATGTGGCGGAGCGCGACGCCGCCTATTGGCTGAGCGACGAGGCCCGCGCCGCCGCCCCCGAGGCCGCCCGGCGCGGCTTCGACGAAGCGATCGCCATGACGGCCCCCTATCGCGAGACCGGGCGCTTCACAACCTTCGCCGACGGCGCCGACCCGGTGCCGGGGCTGCAGTCGATCCTGCGCGCCGGCCATACCCCGGGCCATTCCTCGATCGTGGTCAGCGATCAGGGCGAAAAGCTGGTGGTCTGGGGCGACATCACCCATGGCGAATTCGTCCAGTTCGCCGAGCCCGAGGTCACCATCGACTTCGACGTCGACCAGGACGCCGCCCGCCAGAGCCGCCTGGCGGCGATGGAAGACGCCGCCGCCAAGGGCTATCTGGTGGCCGGCGCCCATATCACCTTCCCCGGCATCGGCCGGGTGACGCCGGGCAGCGACGGTGCGGCCTATGGCTGGGAGCCGGTCGGCCGCTGA
- a CDS encoding TonB-dependent siderophore receptor yields MARMAYRALAGKWAFSVSWAALLAAGPAAAEDAVPLDALRVEERGTENGTGPVGGYVARQSRTGTKTDSPIAKTPQSVSVVSREQMQDQKVESVAEALRYTPGVFAEYRGASNLRDEIFVRGFYYAPKYLDGLFLGGDLSYAKIEPYLLERVELLGGPSSVLYGQANPGGLVNMVSKTPTDMPLYETEVSIGTGNHYGAAFDLSDRLTTDGRWAGRLAVTGVNRDLQEDGAERRAFAVAPSLRWTDHEATSLTILGGYQNEPDAGYRNFLDAAGTITPIPGYGYVPRDFFVSDTGFEKFEREQIWIGYQLEHAVSDALTLRQNARYHQVEVTHHSLIYGSASASPTTGADTIFSRSLTGGTDDWRQITVDNQAEYRVATGLAAHTLLAGLDYRHRTRDYTWGRNRNVPSIDVANPVYGGFDFSSLDLTTTDDQDLTAEQFGLYLQDQIDIGGFSLLAGLRYDRASTDIDDNFNDLSYAYDDNALTWRVGALYTFANGIAPYVSYSTSFEPSLYAPEAGAPAFDPTTARQVELGVKYAPEGTGLLLTAAVYDLRQKDVVMSAWDSNLGRSVYSQVGEVHNQGLELSAKAELDENLSMVASYSYIDSTIEDSVTAAEIGRTPARVPAHTASLWADYRFTEGAVQGLGLGAGARYIGTSQGNNTNSFEVPAVTLFDASASYDFSALGGSWQGVSVQVNAKNLTDETYVASCASAYACFYGEGRTVVATLKKRW; encoded by the coding sequence ATGGCACGCATGGCGTATCGGGCACTGGCGGGAAAATGGGCGTTTTCCGTGTCCTGGGCAGCACTTCTGGCCGCAGGGCCGGCCGCGGCGGAAGACGCGGTTCCGCTCGATGCCCTGAGGGTGGAAGAGCGCGGGACCGAGAACGGCACCGGCCCGGTCGGCGGCTATGTCGCCCGGCAGAGCCGCACCGGCACCAAGACCGACAGCCCGATCGCAAAGACGCCGCAGAGCGTGTCGGTCGTCAGCCGGGAACAGATGCAGGACCAGAAGGTCGAAAGCGTCGCCGAGGCGCTGCGCTACACCCCCGGCGTCTTCGCCGAGTATCGCGGAGCTTCCAACCTGCGCGACGAGATTTTCGTTCGCGGCTTCTATTACGCACCAAAATATCTCGACGGGCTGTTCCTGGGCGGCGATCTCTCTTACGCCAAGATCGAGCCCTATCTGCTGGAACGGGTGGAACTGCTGGGCGGCCCGTCCTCGGTACTCTACGGCCAGGCCAATCCGGGCGGGCTGGTCAACATGGTCAGCAAGACGCCGACCGACATGCCCCTCTACGAAACCGAGGTCTCGATCGGCACCGGCAATCACTATGGCGCCGCCTTCGACCTGTCGGACCGGCTGACGACCGATGGCCGCTGGGCCGGCCGGCTGGCCGTCACCGGGGTCAATCGCGATCTTCAGGAAGACGGCGCCGAACGCCGCGCCTTCGCGGTGGCACCCTCGCTGCGCTGGACCGATCACGAGGCCACCAGCCTCACCATCCTCGGCGGCTATCAGAACGAGCCCGATGCCGGCTATCGCAACTTCCTGGATGCGGCCGGTACCATCACGCCGATCCCGGGCTATGGCTATGTCCCGCGCGATTTCTTCGTCTCGGACACCGGGTTCGAGAAATTCGAGCGCGAACAGATCTGGATCGGCTATCAGCTGGAGCATGCGGTCTCGGATGCGCTGACCCTGCGCCAGAACGCCCGCTATCATCAGGTTGAGGTGACGCACCATAGCCTGATCTATGGCAGCGCCAGTGCCAGCCCGACCACCGGGGCCGACACCATCTTCAGCCGCAGCCTGACCGGCGGTACTGATGACTGGCGGCAGATCACGGTCGACAACCAGGCCGAATACCGCGTCGCCACCGGCCTTGCCGCGCATACCCTGCTCGCCGGGCTGGATTATCGTCACCGCACCCGCGACTACACCTGGGGCCGCAACCGCAATGTGCCGTCGATCGACGTCGCCAACCCGGTCTATGGCGGTTTCGATTTCTCGTCCCTCGATCTCACCACCACCGACGATCAGGATCTGACGGCGGAGCAGTTCGGGCTTTATCTGCAGGACCAGATCGATATCGGCGGCTTCAGCCTGCTGGCCGGTCTGCGGTATGATCGCGCCTCGACCGATATCGATGACAATTTCAACGATCTGTCCTATGCCTACGACGACAATGCGCTCACCTGGCGCGTGGGTGCGCTCTACACTTTCGCCAACGGCATCGCGCCTTACGTCTCGTATTCCACCTCGTTCGAGCCGTCGCTTTACGCCCCCGAAGCGGGTGCGCCTGCCTTCGACCCCACCACCGCCCGGCAGGTCGAACTCGGCGTCAAATACGCGCCCGAGGGCACCGGCCTGCTGCTGACTGCCGCGGTCTATGATCTGCGCCAGAAGGACGTGGTGATGAGTGCCTGGGATTCCAATCTCGGCCGGTCGGTCTATTCCCAGGTCGGCGAGGTTCATAATCAGGGGCTGGAGCTGTCGGCCAAGGCCGAGCTGGACGAGAATCTCTCGATGGTGGCGAGCTATTCCTATATCGACTCGACCATCGAGGATTCGGTGACCGCGGCCGAGATCGGCCGGACGCCCGCGCGGGTGCCCGCCCATACCGCGTCGCTCTGGGCCGATTACCGCTTCACGGAGGGCGCCGTGCAGGGGCTCGGTCTCGGCGCAGGCGCGCGCTATATCGGCACAAGCCAGGGCAACAACACCAATAGTTTCGAGGTGCCGGCCGTGACCCTGTTCGACGCCTCGGCCAGCTACGATTTTTCGGCCCTGGGTGGCAGCTGGCAGGGCGTGTCGGTGCAGGTCAATGCCAAGAACCTGACCGACGAGACCTATGTCGCCTCCTGCGCCAGCGCTTATGCCTGCTTCTACGGCGAGGGGCGGACCGTGGTCGCCACCCTGAAGAAGCGCTGGTGA